In a single window of the Arachis hypogaea cultivar Tifrunner chromosome 6, arahy.Tifrunner.gnm2.J5K5, whole genome shotgun sequence genome:
- the LOC112696703 gene encoding iron-sulfur assembly protein IscA-like 2, mitochondrial isoform X2 encodes MSTPLIRRLAPYLAARFRQNERFINSVPASSSSSSASILHRSTPTSSSSPEPVHMTESCVRRMKELEATESSSDGKLLRLSVETGGCSGFQYVFNLDDRINSDDKVFEKEGIKLVVDNISYDFVKGATVDYVEELIRSAFVKKCQCLVSFAGD; translated from the exons ATGTCGACACCACTGATTCGGCGGCTGGCACCGTACCTGGCGGCGCGATTCCGACAGAACGAGAGGTTCATCAACTCCGTTCCtgcttcttcgtcttcttcttcggCTTCCATTCTTCACCGTTCAACTCcgacttcctcttcttctcctgaGCCCGTTCACATGACCGAAAGCTGCGTCCGa AGAATGAAAGAACTAGAAGCAACTGAGTCATCATCTGATGGAAAACTGCTTCGTCTGAGTGTAGAAACCGGTGGATGTTCTGGATTTCAGTACGTTTTTAATCTGGATGACAGAATCAACTCAGATGACAA AGTTTTTGAGAAAGAAGGGATTAAACTGGTTGTTGACAATATCTCATACGATTTTGTCAAAGGTGCAACTGTTGATTACGTTGAGGAGCTAATCCGTTCAGCCTTCGTG
- the LOC112696705 gene encoding heme-binding-like protein At3g10130, chloroplastic isoform X2, protein MVPLCNPTLSLPLPIPTKANNRSSNSIITNSASSSKRQRTTTTTSFSPFETRVSLIFALASQATSLSQRLIADVASETAKYVFPKRFESRTLEEAFMAVPDLETLNFKVLSRTDSYEIREVEPYFVAETTMPGKTGFDFNGSSQSFNVLAEYLFGKNTRKEKMEMTTPVITTKNPSDGVKMEMTTPVLTTKSEDPDKWKMSFVMPSKYGADLPLPRDSSVRIKEIPRKTVAVVSFSGFVNDEVVKHRELKLREALKSDRQFKIKEGSSVEVGQYNPPFTLPFQRRNEMALEVERKDE, encoded by the exons ATGGTTCCCCTTTGCAACCCTACGCTTTCTCTGCCCCTCCCGATTCCGACGAAAGCCAACAACCGCTCCTCGAATTCAATTATCACCAACTCTGCTTCTTCCAGCAAGAGGCAGCGAACAACTACAACTACTTCCTTTTCGCCCTTCGAAACACGAGTCTCACTCATTTTCGCCCTTGCTTCTCAAGCTACCTCTCTCTCCCAGCGAC TTATAGCTGACGTGGCTTCTGAGACTGCAAAGTACGTGTTTCCTAAAAGATTTGAAAGCCGCACGCTCGAGGAGGCCTTCATGGCAG TTCCCGACCTTGAGACTCTCAACTTCAAAGTTCTTAGTAGAACGGACTCCTATGAGATTCGGGAAGTTGAG CCTTATTTTGTGGCAGAGACTACAATGCCTGGGAAGACTGGCTTTGATTTCAATGGTTCTTCTCAATCCTTTAACGTCCTAGCTGAGTACCTCTTCGGTAAG AATACAAGAAAGGAAAAAATGGAGATGACTACACCTGTGATTACAACTAAGAATCCCTCGGATGGGGTTAAAATGGAGATGACTACCCCTGTGCTAACAACAAAG TCAGAAGATCCAGATAAATGGAAAATGTCTTTTGTCATGCCATCAAAATATGGTGCTGATCTGCCACTGCCTAGAGACTCCTCTGTGAGGATTAAAGAGATCCCCAGAAAAACAGTTGCTGTAGTTTCATTTTCAG GTTTTGTGAATGATGAAGTCGTCAAGCATCGTGAACTGAAATTACGCGAAGCCTTGAAAAGTGACAGACAGTTCAAAATTAAAGAGGGAAGTTCAGTAGAAGTTGGACAA TACAATCCACCATTTACCCTACCATTTCAACGGCGCAATGAAATGGCATTGGAGGTGGAACGGAAAGATGAGTAG
- the LOC112696705 gene encoding heme-binding-like protein At3g10130, chloroplastic isoform X3: MVPLCNPTLSLPLPIPTKANNRSSNSIITNSASSSKRQRTTTTTSFSPFETRVSLIFALASQATSLSQRRKFIADVASETAKYVFPKRFESRTLEEAFMAVPDLETLNFKVLSRTDSYEIREVEPYFVAETTMPGKTGFDFNGSSQSFNVLAEYLFGKNTRKEKMEMTTPVITTKNPSDGVKMEMTTPVLTTKSEDPDKWKMSFVMPSKYGADLPLPRDSSVRIKEIPRKTVAVVSFSGFVNDEVVKHRELKLREALKSDRQFKIKEGSSVEVGQVRCLLQTLG, encoded by the exons ATGGTTCCCCTTTGCAACCCTACGCTTTCTCTGCCCCTCCCGATTCCGACGAAAGCCAACAACCGCTCCTCGAATTCAATTATCACCAACTCTGCTTCTTCCAGCAAGAGGCAGCGAACAACTACAACTACTTCCTTTTCGCCCTTCGAAACACGAGTCTCACTCATTTTCGCCCTTGCTTCTCAAGCTACCTCTCTCTCCCAGCGACGTAAAT TTATAGCTGACGTGGCTTCTGAGACTGCAAAGTACGTGTTTCCTAAAAGATTTGAAAGCCGCACGCTCGAGGAGGCCTTCATGGCAG TTCCCGACCTTGAGACTCTCAACTTCAAAGTTCTTAGTAGAACGGACTCCTATGAGATTCGGGAAGTTGAG CCTTATTTTGTGGCAGAGACTACAATGCCTGGGAAGACTGGCTTTGATTTCAATGGTTCTTCTCAATCCTTTAACGTCCTAGCTGAGTACCTCTTCGGTAAG AATACAAGAAAGGAAAAAATGGAGATGACTACACCTGTGATTACAACTAAGAATCCCTCGGATGGGGTTAAAATGGAGATGACTACCCCTGTGCTAACAACAAAG TCAGAAGATCCAGATAAATGGAAAATGTCTTTTGTCATGCCATCAAAATATGGTGCTGATCTGCCACTGCCTAGAGACTCCTCTGTGAGGATTAAAGAGATCCCCAGAAAAACAGTTGCTGTAGTTTCATTTTCAG GTTTTGTGAATGATGAAGTCGTCAAGCATCGTGAACTGAAATTACGCGAAGCCTTGAAAAGTGACAGACAGTTCAAAATTAAAGAGGGAAGTTCAGTAGAAGTTGGACAAGTGAGATGCTTATTGCAAACCTTAGGCTAA
- the LOC112696705 gene encoding heme-binding-like protein At3g10130, chloroplastic isoform X4, with translation MVPLCNPTLSLPLPIPTKANNRSSNSIITNSASSSKRQRTTTTTSFSPFETRVSLIFALASQATSLSQRLIADVASETAKYVFPKRFESRTLEEAFMAVPDLETLNFKVLSRTDSYEIREVEPYFVAETTMPGKTGFDFNGSSQSFNVLAEYLFGKNTRKEKMEMTTPVITTKNPSDGVKMEMTTPVLTTKSEDPDKWKMSFVMPSKYGADLPLPRDSSVRIKEIPRKTVAVVSFSGFVNDEVVKHRELKLREALKSDRQFKIKEGSSVEVGQVRCLLQTLG, from the exons ATGGTTCCCCTTTGCAACCCTACGCTTTCTCTGCCCCTCCCGATTCCGACGAAAGCCAACAACCGCTCCTCGAATTCAATTATCACCAACTCTGCTTCTTCCAGCAAGAGGCAGCGAACAACTACAACTACTTCCTTTTCGCCCTTCGAAACACGAGTCTCACTCATTTTCGCCCTTGCTTCTCAAGCTACCTCTCTCTCCCAGCGAC TTATAGCTGACGTGGCTTCTGAGACTGCAAAGTACGTGTTTCCTAAAAGATTTGAAAGCCGCACGCTCGAGGAGGCCTTCATGGCAG TTCCCGACCTTGAGACTCTCAACTTCAAAGTTCTTAGTAGAACGGACTCCTATGAGATTCGGGAAGTTGAG CCTTATTTTGTGGCAGAGACTACAATGCCTGGGAAGACTGGCTTTGATTTCAATGGTTCTTCTCAATCCTTTAACGTCCTAGCTGAGTACCTCTTCGGTAAG AATACAAGAAAGGAAAAAATGGAGATGACTACACCTGTGATTACAACTAAGAATCCCTCGGATGGGGTTAAAATGGAGATGACTACCCCTGTGCTAACAACAAAG TCAGAAGATCCAGATAAATGGAAAATGTCTTTTGTCATGCCATCAAAATATGGTGCTGATCTGCCACTGCCTAGAGACTCCTCTGTGAGGATTAAAGAGATCCCCAGAAAAACAGTTGCTGTAGTTTCATTTTCAG GTTTTGTGAATGATGAAGTCGTCAAGCATCGTGAACTGAAATTACGCGAAGCCTTGAAAAGTGACAGACAGTTCAAAATTAAAGAGGGAAGTTCAGTAGAAGTTGGACAAGTGAGATGCTTATTGCAAACCTTAGGCTAA
- the LOC112696704 gene encoding glucosamine 6-phosphate N-acetyltransferase: METSEEQKYGVRRLEMSDKGKGFIELLQQLSVCDSVSDKEFEDRFRELSSLGDDHVICVIEDHVSKKIIATGSVFIEKKFLRNCGKVGHIEDVVVDSSTRGKQLGKKIINFLTDHARSMGCYKVILDCSIENKLFYEKCGFKQKEIQMVRYFV, encoded by the coding sequence ATGGAAACTAGTGAGGAACAAAAGTATGGAGTGCGAAGACTGGAGATGTCCGACAAGGGCAAAGGTTTCATAGAGCTACTGCAACAACTTAGTGTTTGTGATTCTGTCTCTGACAAGGAGTTTGAGGATAGATTCCGAGAGCTCAGTTCCCTCGGAGACGACCATGTTATCTGCGTCATTGAAGACCATGTTTCCAAGAAGATTATCGCTACAGGGAGCGTGTTCATCGAGAAGAAGTTTCTAAGAAACTGTGGCAAGGTTGGTCACATTGAGGACGTTGTTGTGGATTCCAGCACTCGTGGGAAGCAACTGGGAAAGAAGATAATCAACTTCCTAACTGATCATGCTCGTTCAATGGGCTGCTACAAGGTCATTCTTGATTGCAGCATTGAAAACAAGCTCTTCTATGAGAAGTGTGGCTTCAAGCAGAAAGAAATTCAGATGGTTAGGTATTTCGTTTGA
- the LOC112696705 gene encoding heme-binding-like protein At3g10130, chloroplastic isoform X1 — MVPLCNPTLSLPLPIPTKANNRSSNSIITNSASSSKRQRTTTTTSFSPFETRVSLIFALASQATSLSQRRKFIADVASETAKYVFPKRFESRTLEEAFMAVPDLETLNFKVLSRTDSYEIREVEPYFVAETTMPGKTGFDFNGSSQSFNVLAEYLFGKNTRKEKMEMTTPVITTKNPSDGVKMEMTTPVLTTKSEDPDKWKMSFVMPSKYGADLPLPRDSSVRIKEIPRKTVAVVSFSGFVNDEVVKHRELKLREALKSDRQFKIKEGSSVEVGQYNPPFTLPFQRRNEMALEVERKDE; from the exons ATGGTTCCCCTTTGCAACCCTACGCTTTCTCTGCCCCTCCCGATTCCGACGAAAGCCAACAACCGCTCCTCGAATTCAATTATCACCAACTCTGCTTCTTCCAGCAAGAGGCAGCGAACAACTACAACTACTTCCTTTTCGCCCTTCGAAACACGAGTCTCACTCATTTTCGCCCTTGCTTCTCAAGCTACCTCTCTCTCCCAGCGACGTAAAT TTATAGCTGACGTGGCTTCTGAGACTGCAAAGTACGTGTTTCCTAAAAGATTTGAAAGCCGCACGCTCGAGGAGGCCTTCATGGCAG TTCCCGACCTTGAGACTCTCAACTTCAAAGTTCTTAGTAGAACGGACTCCTATGAGATTCGGGAAGTTGAG CCTTATTTTGTGGCAGAGACTACAATGCCTGGGAAGACTGGCTTTGATTTCAATGGTTCTTCTCAATCCTTTAACGTCCTAGCTGAGTACCTCTTCGGTAAG AATACAAGAAAGGAAAAAATGGAGATGACTACACCTGTGATTACAACTAAGAATCCCTCGGATGGGGTTAAAATGGAGATGACTACCCCTGTGCTAACAACAAAG TCAGAAGATCCAGATAAATGGAAAATGTCTTTTGTCATGCCATCAAAATATGGTGCTGATCTGCCACTGCCTAGAGACTCCTCTGTGAGGATTAAAGAGATCCCCAGAAAAACAGTTGCTGTAGTTTCATTTTCAG GTTTTGTGAATGATGAAGTCGTCAAGCATCGTGAACTGAAATTACGCGAAGCCTTGAAAAGTGACAGACAGTTCAAAATTAAAGAGGGAAGTTCAGTAGAAGTTGGACAA TACAATCCACCATTTACCCTACCATTTCAACGGCGCAATGAAATGGCATTGGAGGTGGAACGGAAAGATGAGTAG